A region from the Parabacteroides sp. FAFU027 genome encodes:
- a CDS encoding DUF6261 family protein: MRNFSTSKLTIRKLSTLSINLIGAVRKSGIPEAQQGAVFEELVNQDALFTLAIARSRYSSQNQSLTAISAERSRIISGFKGIVYNLTKSPIQAERDAANLLYPVFTSFGRSLTKTIISEQTGVINTFLAKLREQKYTDALNAINLSSWKSKVEELQQSFVDQYVDRDSDQKDINVTKSATGMREDLTDAINNYYEWIHATSIVNKQEIWKNLAETLMQNYNNAVSSISTSSDNTSSTDSSSSATKSETDSTAK; the protein is encoded by the coding sequence ATGAGAAATTTTTCTACTTCAAAACTGACAATTCGTAAATTGTCAACGTTATCCATCAATCTGATTGGCGCAGTGCGCAAGTCAGGAATCCCCGAGGCACAGCAAGGTGCTGTATTTGAGGAGTTAGTGAATCAGGATGCCTTATTCACACTTGCCATCGCCAGGAGCCGTTACAGCTCGCAGAACCAATCGCTTACAGCGATTTCAGCAGAGCGTAGCCGAATTATTTCAGGCTTCAAGGGCATAGTCTATAACCTGACTAAATCACCGATTCAGGCTGAACGGGATGCAGCAAACCTGCTCTATCCGGTATTCACCAGTTTCGGTAGAAGTCTGACTAAAACCATTATCAGCGAACAGACTGGTGTGATCAACACTTTTTTGGCAAAGCTTAGAGAGCAAAAGTACACTGATGCTCTCAATGCCATTAATCTATCCAGTTGGAAATCAAAAGTGGAGGAGCTGCAACAATCATTTGTAGACCAATACGTTGACCGTGACTCCGACCAGAAAGACATCAATGTTACCAAGTCGGCTACGGGTATGCGTGAAGATCTGACGGATGCCATCAATAACTATTACGAATGGATCCATGCTACTTCGATTGTAAACAAGCAGGAGATTTGGAAAAATCTGGCAGAAACGCTGATGCAGAACTACAACAACGCTGTTTCGAGCATTTCCACAAGCTCTGACAATACGAGCTCTACTGACAGCAGTTCATCTGCAACAAAGAGTGAAACTGATAGTACGGCAAAGTAA
- a CDS encoding T9SS type A sorting domain-containing protein, translating to MKSILLLFSSILLCAYLQAQIPAFPGAEGSGMYTSGGRGGKILYVTSLADDGSVGTLRWALNQTGPRIIMFKVAGVIPLTNKIQITNGNLTIAGQSAPGDGICLKNYPVLVSANNVIIRFMRFRMGDEAAAVNPTFGWDGADAIWGRNLSNVILDHCSMSWSIDECASFYDNKNFTMQWCILSESLRYSFHTKVSHGYGGIWGGAPASFHHNLLACHDSRNPRFCGSQNTNNPSIEKVDFRNNVIYNWGNNSGYGGEGGSHNIINNYYRSGPATRVGEVNYRIFSPWPDDGSSSQPAGVWGVFHLSGNVMKNSPFVTADNWLGFQPYYLGTKPLSDLQLFTPFPMAYVTTQSAEDAYLRVTSYAGASLKRDAVDSRIINNVLNGTISCSAGSNGSTGGLIDSQSDVGGWPAYNFNPEDVPTDTDKDGMPDSWETAHGLDPNNPADGPLISSGESYTNVEVYLNELVKQITDSQMANSSGIVNSTVNSLRIYPNPVTDGDIICIASDAPIQRVQIFSIEGLKVIEVNIPENVSSIPARGFNAGVYVILVTLQNGFIIQKMVIKE from the coding sequence ATGAAATCAATACTCCTTTTATTTAGCAGCATCCTTTTGTGTGCATATTTGCAGGCTCAAATACCCGCATTTCCGGGAGCAGAAGGCAGCGGTATGTACACATCCGGGGGAAGAGGAGGGAAAATCTTATATGTTACCTCCCTGGCAGATGATGGCTCGGTAGGGACATTACGCTGGGCATTAAATCAGACTGGTCCCAGGATTATTATGTTTAAAGTGGCAGGAGTAATTCCTTTGACCAACAAGATTCAAATCACGAATGGCAATCTTACCATTGCTGGTCAAAGTGCGCCGGGGGATGGCATTTGTTTGAAAAACTATCCGGTATTGGTATCGGCCAATAATGTTATTATCCGCTTTATGCGTTTCAGGATGGGCGATGAAGCAGCGGCAGTCAATCCTACCTTTGGCTGGGATGGGGCTGATGCGATATGGGGGCGTAATTTGTCTAATGTAATCCTTGATCACTGTTCCATGAGTTGGAGCATAGATGAGTGTGCCTCCTTCTATGATAATAAGAATTTTACTATGCAGTGGTGCATACTGTCTGAGAGCTTGCGTTATTCGTTTCATACAAAAGTTTCACACGGCTATGGTGGTATATGGGGAGGTGCACCTGCCAGCTTTCACCACAATCTCCTGGCTTGCCACGATAGTCGTAATCCCCGTTTTTGTGGAAGCCAGAATACCAATAATCCGTCAATTGAAAAGGTCGATTTCCGAAACAATGTCATCTACAATTGGGGTAATAATTCCGGTTATGGTGGGGAAGGAGGATCTCATAATATCATCAACAATTATTACCGTTCAGGTCCGGCAACAAGGGTAGGAGAGGTCAACTACCGGATTTTTAGCCCCTGGCCTGACGATGGATCCAGTAGCCAACCGGCAGGGGTGTGGGGCGTTTTTCATCTGAGTGGAAATGTGATGAAGAATAGTCCGTTTGTTACTGCTGATAACTGGTTGGGATTTCAGCCGTATTATCTTGGTACAAAACCTCTGTCTGACCTTCAGTTATTTACTCCGTTTCCAATGGCTTATGTAACTACTCAATCTGCGGAAGATGCCTATCTCCGTGTAACATCTTATGCTGGAGCCAGTCTGAAGCGTGATGCGGTCGATTCCAGGATTATAAATAATGTATTGAATGGAACTATTTCCTGTAGTGCTGGAAGCAATGGGAGTACAGGTGGCCTGATCGATTCTCAGAGTGATGTGGGCGGATGGCCTGCCTATAACTTTAACCCTGAAGATGTACCTACTGATACGGATAAAGACGGTATGCCCGATAGTTGGGAAACTGCACATGGTCTTGATCCGAATAATCCGGCAGATGGGCCGTTAATCTCCTCCGGTGAAAGCTACACTAACGTTGAGGTATATCTTAATGAACTGGTAAAACAGATTACTGATTCTCAAATGGCAAATTCTTCTGGAATTGTAAATTCAACTGTAAATTCATTGAGGATTTATCCCAATCCGGTAACAGATGGGGATATTATCTGTATCGCATCGGACGCGCCAATACAACGGGTGCAGATTTTCTCAATTGAAGGTCTTAAAGTTATAGAAGTTAATATCCCGGAAAATGTATCTTCAATTCCAGCCCGGGGATTCAATGCCGGAGTTTATGTTATATTAGTCACTTTGCAAAACGGATTTATTATTCAGAAAATGGTAATCAAAGAGTAG
- a CDS encoding T9SS type A sorting domain-containing protein, with product MKTSILKIVIVVIYLTSLSLRAADVIYLGKYDDITTVIANKSSYLGKDVVVIIPQGYTNPLSTNFTSINTLAENTRITFRGDGTMPVLKLRRLNPPPNLAALTFEDLTISGAMSDPTQNYIINVASSTVLIDTIAFSNCNISTFRSLVRFQSTDTLVPQRVKNIFITNCKISNFADYGAIYNNKVGSYMDRIKVKNSTFYGFGLTVFYLQTNTGQLELSDCTFDNTMLLSSGANIRYLIDLGTSQKTPVTISNCIFGKSGNPSVCIRSSGTLNIDNSYITTDFYAADSMKISDITGAFTTYPGESTDIFTSPSSSTPGATFVNHGINYRIKDNSFAGANSAGDPRWYMNVIDPIPNSGFENWELVYADYGKFVMPKGWFVAGTAVQTSDTQSGRYALRLQNNISGLYYTDRSGLANTAPPAGGDWGAMCPAFEVSKRHTSLNGYYKFIPAITGDSCQFFVFMYKHGFLESPDPEYPLMGYAIKCKEPVSTWAPFSIDLDYFDDTSIPDSACIGIFAYKMYDISTGYHYEPLGNSILYVDNLSFDGFPATEVNNIRDRVKEITVYPNPSTTELYIEMQLADAHYTIRLYDTSGKFVKEVFCGNSGGRKQMKVDISNIPSGAYLLMITTDEGYCCRKIMVKK from the coding sequence ATGAAAACTTCTATTTTAAAGATAGTTATTGTGGTCATATATCTGACAAGTTTATCCTTAAGAGCGGCTGATGTGATATATCTGGGGAAATATGATGATATCACAACTGTAATTGCAAATAAGTCAAGCTATCTGGGAAAAGATGTAGTAGTAATTATTCCACAAGGTTACACTAATCCGTTATCAACCAATTTTACAAGCATCAATACACTGGCCGAAAATACCCGGATAACCTTCAGAGGGGATGGTACAATGCCTGTCTTGAAACTCAGACGGTTAAATCCTCCACCTAACCTGGCTGCACTGACATTTGAAGACCTGACAATTTCAGGGGCAATGAGTGATCCTACCCAAAATTACATCATTAATGTAGCCAGTTCTACTGTACTTATCGATACTATTGCATTTTCTAATTGTAATATCTCGACATTTCGCTCATTGGTCCGTTTTCAAAGTACAGATACGTTGGTACCTCAGAGGGTAAAAAATATTTTTATCACCAATTGTAAAATAAGCAACTTCGCTGATTATGGTGCCATTTATAATAATAAAGTGGGTAGTTATATGGATCGGATTAAAGTGAAGAACTCAACGTTTTATGGATTCGGATTAACTGTGTTTTATTTACAGACGAATACAGGACAGTTGGAGCTGTCAGATTGTACATTTGACAATACAATGTTATTATCTTCCGGAGCAAATATCAGATACCTGATTGATTTAGGTACATCACAGAAGACTCCCGTAACCATTTCAAATTGTATCTTCGGTAAATCGGGGAATCCTTCGGTTTGTATTCGTTCATCCGGAACATTGAATATTGATAATTCATATATCACAACTGACTTTTATGCTGCCGATTCTATGAAAATCTCTGATATAACAGGGGCTTTTACTACTTATCCGGGTGAATCAACGGATATTTTCACAAGTCCGTCTTCATCAACACCCGGAGCGACATTTGTAAATCATGGTATTAACTACAGGATAAAAGATAACAGTTTTGCCGGAGCTAATAGTGCTGGTGATCCCCGGTGGTATATGAATGTCATAGATCCGATTCCCAATTCAGGTTTTGAAAATTGGGAATTGGTATATGCCGATTACGGAAAATTTGTAATGCCTAAAGGTTGGTTTGTAGCTGGGACGGCAGTACAAACATCAGATACACAGTCGGGAAGGTATGCCTTAAGACTTCAAAATAATATTTCCGGCTTATATTACACAGACAGGTCTGGTTTAGCCAATACTGCTCCGCCAGCGGGAGGTGATTGGGGTGCAATGTGTCCGGCTTTTGAAGTGAGTAAAAGGCATACCTCATTGAATGGATATTATAAATTCATTCCTGCAATCACAGGTGATTCCTGCCAGTTTTTTGTCTTCATGTATAAACATGGATTTTTAGAATCACCTGATCCTGAATATCCCTTAATGGGTTACGCTATTAAATGCAAAGAACCTGTTTCAACCTGGGCTCCTTTCTCTATTGATTTAGATTATTTTGATGATACTTCGATTCCTGATAGTGCATGTATTGGGATATTTGCTTATAAAATGTATGACATAAGTACTGGTTATCACTATGAACCTTTGGGTAACTCAATACTATATGTCGATAACTTATCATTTGATGGTTTCCCGGCGACTGAGGTAAATAACATCAGGGATAGGGTGAAAGAGATTACTGTTTATCCAAATCCGTCAACCACAGAATTGTACATTGAAATGCAATTGGCTGATGCACACTATACAATAAGATTGTATGATACCTCCGGCAAGTTTGTCAAAGAAGTGTTTTGTGGCAACAGTGGAGGCAGAAAACAAATGAAAGTAGATATCAGCAATATTCCATCAGGTGCTTATTTACTAATGATTACCACTGATGAAGGGTATTGTTGCAGGAAAATCATGGTGAAAAAGTAG
- a CDS encoding leucine-rich repeat domain-containing protein: MKKLFLILCFVLLAAIANGAVSKSVNVTTVGTLNTLLTSTEKATVTDLTVTGTIDARDFKFMRDNMTMLTNLNISSINITSYSGDAGPSYSSSFPANQISEYAFYEKTSLKTIKLPASITSIGQFAFYQSGLTGSLTLPGNLKSIGYLAFYECPGLTGTIIIPKSVNQIDAVPFGLCSGITAFIVEDGNNYFTATNGVLFNKNQTLLILYPCGKTGNYEIPGTVNIIGKNSFAWCAGLTGSLIIPNSVTRIEDLAFNYCTGLSGILSIPNSVTYIGSYAFQYCEGLIGKITIPGSVTNLEDYSFSGCKSFTGDLIIPESVSTVGWYTFYDCPGLDGKVQFSETVTTIPYTVCDQCPSIKEVILPKCTKYISGMSFSGCIGLQKIKSANPLPPSIKSSSFEQVNKSTCQLIVPIGARTAYQAAPYWSEFTNITEQDLSAGITTTKTDICKVYSSNGQNIIENATNESIEVFTLSGVLVKTINNREIIKTINLPKGTYIVKVGNNYQKVECVK; this comes from the coding sequence ATGAAAAAACTATTCCTTATCCTCTGTTTTGTTCTATTGGCTGCAATTGCTAACGGAGCTGTTTCAAAAAGCGTGAACGTGACCACAGTCGGCACCCTCAATACTTTGTTAACCTCAACTGAAAAAGCAACAGTAACCGATCTCACAGTAACCGGGACAATTGATGCTCGGGATTTTAAATTTATGAGGGATAATATGACGATGCTTACGAATCTGAATATTAGTTCGATAAATATCACTTCCTATTCAGGTGATGCCGGCCCCTCTTACTCTTCATCTTTCCCGGCAAATCAAATTTCTGAATATGCCTTTTACGAAAAGACTTCACTCAAAACAATCAAACTCCCTGCTTCAATAACATCAATCGGACAATTCGCTTTTTATCAATCCGGACTAACAGGTAGTCTCACTCTACCCGGCAATCTCAAATCTATCGGATATCTTGCCTTTTACGAATGTCCCGGTTTGACCGGCACTATCATTATCCCTAAATCTGTTAATCAAATCGATGCCGTTCCTTTCGGATTATGTAGTGGTATTACAGCATTCATTGTAGAAGATGGAAATAACTATTTCACTGCAACAAACGGAGTTCTCTTCAACAAAAATCAAACTCTGCTCATTCTGTATCCTTGTGGCAAAACAGGAAATTACGAGATTCCGGGAACGGTAAATATCATCGGAAAAAATTCATTTGCCTGGTGTGCTGGTCTGACCGGCAGCCTGATTATTCCCAATTCTGTAACCCGAATTGAAGATTTGGCGTTTAATTACTGTACAGGATTAAGTGGAATTTTGTCTATTCCCAATTCAGTCACCTATATCGGGAGCTATGCATTTCAGTATTGTGAGGGACTTATCGGTAAAATTACTATTCCCGGTTCGGTAACCAACTTAGAAGATTATTCCTTTTCAGGATGTAAAAGCTTTACCGGTGATTTAATTATTCCAGAGTCTGTTTCAACTGTCGGATGGTACACATTCTATGATTGCCCCGGACTGGATGGGAAGGTTCAATTTTCTGAAACTGTTACGACAATACCATACACTGTATGCGACCAATGTCCGTCCATTAAAGAGGTGATTCTTCCCAAATGCACTAAATATATTTCAGGCATGTCTTTTAGCGGTTGCATAGGTTTGCAGAAAATCAAGTCGGCAAATCCTTTACCTCCATCAATCAAAAGCTCGAGTTTTGAACAGGTAAACAAATCCACTTGCCAACTGATTGTTCCCATAGGTGCAAGGACAGCTTATCAGGCAGCACCTTACTGGTCAGAATTTACCAATATCACGGAACAGGACTTATCCGCCGGTATAACTACAACCAAAACTGATATCTGCAAAGTTTATAGCTCAAATGGTCAAAACATTATCGAAAATGCGACGAATGAGTCCATTGAGGTTTTCACTCTTTCCGGAGTTTTGGTCAAAACAATTAATAACCGGGAAATAATCAAAACAATCAACCTACCTAAAGGGACTTATATTGTAAAAGTCGGAAATAATTATCAGAAAGTGGAATGTGTAAAATGA